A window from Azoarcus sp. DD4 encodes these proteins:
- a CDS encoding HD domain-containing phosphohydrolase, translated as MHDTTIAETEGGVTAYLEVTGSASIEPAMFPLRDEVVIGRDPQDSLGSDRFLCIPEQTISRRHARIRRSGGGFFVEDLHSFNGTFVLGKRLQPGVWYPLCDGDEFELSSMRLVFHSLVLPARDNLPSIITRAVDATELTFQCASADGDMPLTVRKLHAMAQVSIALGAVKDRATLVEKIMNFIFELFPLAERAFILLKQGEEGVPTPVAARRRDGRAELPEQVKVSRTIIDEVMNRRQSILSVDTLADRHFGSQESIVAQAIRSVMCVPLLVEDEVLGLIQVDTSSDPQAFKAQDLEILTGVCAETAVALKNFQLYSAIERLLEGFVSASVQAIEERDPVTAGHSFRVASYAEHLARAVDRTDSAALRDVRFSADQLREIRYAALLHDFGKVGVREHVLRKEKKLHHAEMCLLEQRFRYARACMEGEAYRRLADRHCREGLAGEAFRDEKARIDDTLQREFQRLNGFLETIRKANEPAISHTDAPPELREVFDYRYRQAEDTVVPLIDQFELSALSVSKGCLTEDERRQIESHVADSYSFLILIPWTRDLAGVPAIAHGHHEKLDGSGYPMGLRGEQISLQTRILTICDIFDALTAGDRPYKKAMPVEQALALLGAECREGRLDSRLFDVFIDSKAWTASWTP; from the coding sequence ATGCACGATACGACCATTGCCGAGACCGAAGGGGGGGTGACGGCCTACCTGGAGGTGACCGGATCGGCGAGCATCGAACCGGCCATGTTCCCGCTGCGTGACGAGGTGGTCATTGGCCGCGATCCGCAGGACTCGCTGGGTTCGGACCGCTTCCTGTGCATACCCGAGCAGACCATCAGCCGCCGTCACGCCCGCATCCGCCGTAGCGGGGGCGGCTTCTTCGTCGAGGATCTGCACTCCTTCAATGGCACCTTCGTACTCGGCAAGCGTCTGCAACCGGGCGTGTGGTATCCGTTGTGCGATGGCGACGAGTTCGAACTGTCCTCGATGCGGCTCGTCTTTCATTCGCTGGTGCTGCCGGCACGGGACAACCTGCCGAGCATCATCACGCGGGCGGTGGATGCCACCGAGCTGACCTTCCAGTGCGCGTCCGCCGATGGCGACATGCCGCTGACCGTCCGCAAGCTCCACGCCATGGCCCAGGTGAGCATCGCCCTCGGCGCGGTGAAGGATCGCGCGACGCTGGTCGAGAAGATCATGAATTTCATCTTCGAGCTCTTTCCGCTCGCCGAGCGCGCCTTCATCCTGCTCAAGCAGGGCGAGGAGGGCGTGCCGACGCCGGTCGCGGCGCGCCGCCGGGACGGCCGGGCAGAGCTTCCGGAGCAGGTGAAGGTATCGCGCACCATCATCGACGAGGTGATGAATCGCAGACAGTCCATCCTGTCGGTGGATACGCTCGCCGACCGCCACTTCGGCAGCCAGGAATCCATCGTCGCGCAAGCCATACGCAGCGTGATGTGCGTGCCCCTGCTGGTAGAGGACGAGGTTCTCGGTCTGATCCAGGTCGACACTTCGTCCGACCCCCAGGCCTTCAAGGCCCAGGATCTGGAGATCCTGACCGGCGTGTGTGCCGAGACGGCCGTCGCCCTGAAGAACTTCCAGCTCTATTCCGCGATCGAGCGCCTGCTTGAGGGCTTCGTCAGTGCCTCGGTGCAGGCCATCGAGGAGCGCGACCCGGTGACCGCCGGGCATTCCTTCCGGGTTGCGAGCTATGCCGAACACCTGGCGCGCGCGGTGGATCGCACCGACAGCGCTGCACTGCGCGACGTCCGCTTTTCGGCCGATCAGCTGCGCGAGATCCGCTACGCGGCGCTGCTGCACGACTTCGGTAAAGTCGGCGTGCGCGAGCATGTGCTGCGCAAGGAAAAGAAGCTCCATCACGCCGAGATGTGCCTGCTCGAACAGCGCTTTCGCTACGCCCGCGCCTGCATGGAAGGCGAGGCCTATCGGCGGCTGGCCGACCGCCACTGTCGGGAAGGGCTGGCCGGCGAGGCCTTCCGCGACGAGAAGGCGCGGATCGACGACACGCTGCAGCGGGAATTCCAGCGTCTGAACGGCTTTCTCGAAACGATACGGAAAGCCAACGAACCGGCCATCTCGCATACCGATGCGCCGCCGGAACTGCGAGAGGTGTTCGACTACCGCTACCGGCAGGCGGAGGATACGGTGGTGCCGCTCATCGACCAGTTCGAGCTGTCGGCGCTGAGCGTGAGCAAGGGCTGCCTGACCGAGGACGAGCGGCGGCAGATCGAGTCCCATGTGGCCGACTCCTACTCCTTCCTCATTCTCATCCCGTGGACGCGCGATCTCGCCGGCGTGCCGGCCATCGCCCACGGCCATCACGAAAAACTGGACGGCTCCGGCTATCCGATGGGCCTGCGTGGCGAGCAGATCAGCTTACAGACCCGGATCCTGACGATCTGCGACATCTTCGATGCCCTGACCGCGGGAGACCGGCCATACAAGAAGGCGATGCCGGTGGAGCAGGCACTGGCATTGCTGGGCGCCGAATGCCGGGAGGGGCGTCTGGATTCCCGGCTGTTCGACGTCTTCATCGACTCCAAAGCATGGACTGCGTCATGGACACCGTGA
- a CDS encoding efflux transporter outer membrane subunit, whose product MDTVNAGRLAATLCAALALNGCAGLVDVPEYRGTDTPAKASWSRPPASVSPAATITPDWWREFGDPYLDGLVNDAIGGSFDLKVLAARIQVASAGIGEVRAGALPILDVGAGASFEKSTGQPFARQFNLATQANWELDIWGKVEKGVQAQTAEFNATEADWRAGYLTLVSNVSTTYFQILQFDEQIDQQQRTLDKNGQILAVYGAMYANGLVPRTHVLRQQAEINRLRQDLLELQRLRDLAGNALATLMGRPAGEFRVPPGKLQQRVRLPVVPAGLPAQLLERRPDIVAAEYRVLSAYNLVGQARLAQLPSISLTARGGTSSFALSDLLKSFTVGFLPSINLPIFDPGVKARIKTSEAQTQVVEAEYRRTVIAAFEEVENALVNLDAHKKQRVELEEQISHLNVVAAQTEAQLKEGLVSQLEVFETERSLLAAQLALLANHQQILADTVTLYKALGGGWPIVDVNNAGK is encoded by the coding sequence ATGGACACCGTGAATGCCGGTCGTCTCGCCGCCACGCTGTGTGCGGCGCTCGCACTGAACGGGTGTGCGGGCCTGGTGGATGTTCCCGAGTACCGCGGCACCGATACCCCGGCGAAGGCATCGTGGTCGAGGCCGCCCGCGTCGGTATCGCCTGCCGCCACGATCACGCCCGATTGGTGGCGGGAATTCGGCGATCCCTACCTCGATGGTCTGGTGAACGATGCCATCGGCGGCAGCTTCGACCTCAAGGTGCTCGCGGCGCGCATCCAGGTGGCCAGTGCCGGCATCGGCGAGGTGCGCGCGGGGGCGCTGCCCATCCTCGACGTGGGCGCCGGCGCGAGCTTCGAGAAGAGCACCGGGCAGCCGTTCGCCAGGCAGTTCAACCTGGCGACCCAGGCCAACTGGGAACTCGACATCTGGGGCAAGGTGGAAAAGGGCGTGCAGGCCCAGACGGCCGAGTTCAACGCTACCGAGGCGGACTGGCGGGCTGGCTATCTGACCCTGGTTTCGAACGTATCGACGACCTATTTCCAGATCCTCCAGTTCGACGAGCAGATCGACCAGCAGCAGCGCACCCTGGACAAGAACGGGCAGATACTCGCCGTCTACGGCGCGATGTACGCCAACGGCCTGGTGCCGCGCACGCACGTGCTGCGCCAGCAGGCCGAAATCAACCGCCTGCGCCAGGATCTGCTGGAGCTGCAGCGTTTGCGCGACCTGGCCGGCAACGCCTTGGCTACCCTCATGGGCCGGCCGGCCGGCGAGTTCCGGGTGCCGCCGGGAAAGCTGCAGCAACGGGTGCGACTGCCGGTGGTGCCGGCCGGGCTGCCCGCGCAACTGCTCGAACGCAGGCCGGACATCGTCGCCGCCGAGTACCGCGTGCTGTCCGCCTACAACTTGGTCGGCCAGGCCAGGCTGGCGCAGCTGCCGTCCATCAGCCTGACGGCACGCGGCGGCACATCGAGCTTTGCACTCAGCGATCTGCTGAAGTCCTTCACCGTCGGCTTCCTGCCCAGCATCAACCTGCCCATCTTCGATCCCGGTGTGAAGGCGCGCATCAAGACGAGCGAGGCCCAGACCCAGGTGGTCGAGGCGGAGTACCGGCGAACGGTGATCGCCGCCTTCGAGGAGGTGGAGAACGCACTGGTCAATCTCGACGCCCACAAGAAGCAGCGCGTCGAGCTGGAAGAGCAGATCTCGCACCTGAACGTGGTGGCGGCGCAGACCGAGGCCCAGCTCAAGGAGGGGCTGGTCAGCCAGCTCGAGGTGTTCGAGACCGAGCGCTCGCTGCTGGCGGCGCAGCTGGCGCTGCTGGCCAACCACCAACAGATCCTCGCCGACACCGTGACGCTGTACAAGGCGCTGGGTGGAGGCTGGCCGATCGTAGACGTTAACAATGCGGGCAAGTGA
- a CDS encoding FHA domain-containing protein, protein MQAAAAQDLYIVLKPTLHPELGEIRIEGDLFAIGRNESPFAGYERSLVAEMSRRHARIFIDRGVAYVADLDSRNGTTVNGVRVKQKPQRLRAGDEVCFCGELAYRVELGMHLRVAPATARLLSITLVPERDDLGLQPLVISSFPFLISKGDEVFSRYADAYPHQVNYVSRRHAHIFLKEGAPFVEDLGSTNGTFVDGTRLDEHAVELGEGNVLAFGGRHFVYRVSLQWESASERTLTQMAPAGQEVVDAQAEAEKTTFIAAPDSFLDIFCVDAEAKQEDEAPVEVAEAPAGAAREDGPPRRRARWAIFLSELAEAFGRERGKGSRRRWQWAAAAAVVLALAGGGLYLRGAPERELAALMSSGDFARAAALAHRQLTERPEDAALAAQAADALLKARVPEWLTQVQAREFDRALAVVADMRALGAANVEVAPLAAELEWIGNLERFIADRGGPDAPIRIFTDEDRIRALVEYWRRDPRGHQRALARIEAQVPGFGDQYARALSLLRKLESDEAVYLSAIERLKTALEAERGKGDEAALDGVVRDYAERYPRLEGLAALRQRYRALPGSGGGDEGGDTP, encoded by the coding sequence ATGCAGGCAGCGGCCGCACAGGACCTCTACATCGTACTCAAGCCCACCCTTCATCCGGAACTCGGCGAGATCCGGATCGAGGGGGATCTGTTCGCCATAGGCCGCAACGAATCGCCGTTCGCCGGCTACGAACGCTCGCTGGTGGCGGAGATGTCGCGCCGCCACGCGCGTATCTTCATCGACCGCGGTGTGGCTTATGTCGCCGATCTCGACAGCCGCAACGGCACCACCGTCAATGGCGTGAGGGTGAAGCAGAAGCCGCAGCGCCTGCGCGCCGGCGACGAAGTCTGCTTCTGCGGCGAGCTGGCCTACCGGGTCGAGCTGGGCATGCACCTGCGGGTGGCGCCAGCGACGGCGCGGCTGCTTAGCATTACGCTGGTGCCGGAGCGCGACGACCTCGGCCTGCAACCGCTCGTCATTTCCAGCTTCCCTTTCCTGATCAGCAAGGGCGATGAGGTGTTCTCGCGCTACGCCGATGCTTATCCGCATCAGGTCAACTACGTGTCGCGGCGCCATGCCCACATCTTCCTGAAAGAGGGCGCGCCTTTCGTCGAAGACCTCGGCAGTACCAATGGCACCTTCGTCGACGGCACACGCCTGGACGAGCACGCGGTCGAGCTGGGGGAAGGCAATGTCCTCGCCTTCGGCGGCCGCCACTTCGTATACCGGGTGAGCCTGCAGTGGGAGTCGGCGTCCGAGCGGACCCTGACGCAGATGGCGCCGGCCGGGCAGGAAGTCGTCGACGCACAGGCAGAAGCGGAGAAGACGACCTTCATCGCCGCACCCGATTCCTTCCTCGACATCTTCTGTGTCGATGCCGAGGCGAAGCAGGAAGACGAGGCGCCGGTCGAGGTCGCGGAAGCACCGGCGGGGGCCGCCAGGGAAGACGGTCCGCCGCGTCGGCGTGCGCGCTGGGCGATCTTCCTGTCCGAGCTCGCCGAGGCCTTCGGGCGCGAACGCGGCAAGGGCAGCCGGCGCCGATGGCAATGGGCGGCCGCAGCGGCGGTGGTGCTGGCGCTTGCCGGCGGCGGGCTTTATCTGCGTGGTGCGCCCGAACGCGAACTCGCCGCGCTGATGAGCAGCGGCGATTTCGCCCGGGCGGCGGCGCTGGCTCACCGGCAGCTGACGGAGCGGCCGGAGGACGCGGCATTGGCGGCGCAGGCCGCCGATGCCCTGCTCAAGGCACGGGTGCCCGAGTGGCTGACGCAGGTGCAGGCGCGGGAATTCGACCGCGCGCTGGCGGTGGTCGCCGACATGCGGGCGCTCGGCGCTGCCAACGTCGAAGTGGCGCCGCTGGCCGCCGAGCTCGAATGGATCGGTAACCTGGAGCGCTTCATCGCCGATCGGGGCGGGCCCGACGCGCCCATCCGCATTTTCACCGACGAGGATCGCATCCGGGCGCTCGTCGAGTACTGGCGGCGCGATCCGCGCGGGCACCAGCGCGCGCTCGCGCGCATCGAAGCCCAGGTGCCCGGTTTTGGCGACCAGTACGCGCGGGCGCTCAGTCTGCTGCGCAAGCTGGAGAGCGACGAGGCCGTCTACCTGAGCGCGATCGAGCGACTGAAGACAGCGCTCGAAGCCGAGCGCGGCAAGGGTGACGAAGCCGCGCTCGACGGCGTGGTCCGGGACTACGCCGAGCGCTATCCGAGGCTGGAGGGGCTGGCAGCACTGCGGCAGCGTTATCGAGCGCTGCCCGGAAGCGGTGGCGGCGACGAAGGAGGAGATACGCCGTGA
- a CDS encoding HlyD family efflux transporter periplasmic adaptor subunit, which yields MTKREEQPRPLAEALEDHGAEGIAILAAEPRRLSLVLIVVMMALIGCALIWSFVGRADVIVIAEGVLAPDSEVRRVYAPIDGELANAYMEAGQPVSQGDVLARLDARGAVEAATNALEAQLRLQDAEREWREFPERKALLERRVAALKQQLEVSMRFYEKSASQGMTTLAEGQRAQRQQARSELDTARSARDAARGEMGRYERLFALPGGGGVSQQQVEIKRNEYLAAENAYRAAEARLGELDSRLSRESVRASGELERADTELIQLRIQYDAATREAATEEDKVRLKLQSARLAANAAARIKFENIDTDNFLLILAPLSGVITDVTSTQPGDKIQANTPLAGIAPKDARPVVKMEIAERDRGFLREGLPVKLKFNAFPYQRYGVIDGSLEFISPATRPSAKDKQPVYEGRVSLARNHYEVGDQTYPLRYGMTATAEIAVRQRRVIDMVLDPFRQVGG from the coding sequence GTGACGAAGCGCGAGGAACAGCCCAGGCCCCTGGCCGAGGCCCTGGAGGACCACGGCGCGGAGGGGATTGCCATCCTCGCCGCCGAGCCGCGGCGCCTCAGCCTGGTGCTGATCGTCGTCATGATGGCGCTGATCGGCTGCGCGCTGATCTGGTCCTTCGTCGGCCGGGCCGACGTGATCGTGATCGCGGAGGGCGTGCTGGCGCCGGACTCCGAGGTGAGGCGCGTCTATGCGCCGATCGACGGCGAGCTGGCCAACGCCTACATGGAGGCCGGCCAGCCGGTGTCGCAGGGCGACGTGCTGGCGCGGCTGGACGCCCGCGGCGCGGTGGAGGCCGCCACCAATGCACTCGAAGCCCAGCTGAGGCTGCAGGATGCCGAACGCGAATGGCGCGAGTTCCCGGAGCGCAAGGCCTTGCTGGAGCGGCGCGTGGCGGCGCTCAAGCAGCAGCTCGAAGTGTCGATGCGCTTCTACGAGAAAAGTGCGTCGCAGGGCATGACCACGCTGGCCGAGGGGCAGCGCGCCCAGCGCCAGCAGGCGCGCAGCGAACTCGATACCGCGCGCAGCGCGCGCGACGCGGCGCGCGGCGAGATGGGTCGTTATGAGCGGCTGTTCGCCCTGCCCGGCGGCGGCGGGGTGTCGCAGCAGCAGGTCGAGATCAAACGCAACGAATACCTGGCGGCGGAGAACGCCTATCGGGCGGCCGAGGCGAGACTGGGCGAACTCGATTCGCGCCTGAGCCGCGAATCGGTGCGGGCCAGCGGTGAGCTGGAGCGGGCCGATACCGAGCTGATCCAGCTGCGCATCCAGTACGACGCCGCTACCCGCGAGGCGGCGACGGAGGAGGACAAGGTGCGGCTGAAGCTGCAGTCGGCACGGCTGGCCGCCAATGCGGCGGCGCGGATCAAGTTCGAGAACATCGACACCGACAACTTCCTGCTGATCCTGGCACCGCTGTCCGGGGTGATTACGGACGTTACCTCGACGCAGCCGGGCGACAAGATCCAGGCCAACACCCCGCTGGCCGGCATCGCACCGAAGGATGCGCGGCCGGTGGTGAAGATGGAAATCGCCGAGCGCGACCGCGGCTTCCTGCGCGAGGGCCTGCCGGTCAAGCTCAAGTTCAATGCCTTTCCCTACCAGCGCTATGGCGTGATCGACGGCAGCCTCGAGTTCATCTCGCCGGCCACGCGGCCGTCGGCAAAGGACAAGCAACCGGTCTACGAAGGAAGGGTGAGCCTGGCGCGGAATCACTATGAGGTCGGCGACCAGACCTACCCGCTGCGCTACGGCATGACGGCGACGGCCGAGATCGCCGTGCGTCAGCGCAGGGTGATCGACATGGTGCTCGACCCCTTCCGCCAGGTCGGCGGTTGA
- a CDS encoding peptidylprolyl isomerase, which translates to MKPIVRIDAERIGIEECVRIWKLTGRFEGLIEELVRDKLAVHAAKRHGIQVAAEEIQERADQFRRVQGLHRAADMNNYLDALGVTLDDFEVFIVEGLYQEKMMAEVCSEQAVQAYFRLNSPRFDSIEVSHIVLDSEGKAREMVAYLEDDPEAFADMAREHSLADTREQGGLIGKVLRGALKTDVEAKVFNAAVGELLGPFAAPDRSFYEIFVVNAKHPAALDEDTAAEIRRLLREEWLAARAQDHVIEAL; encoded by the coding sequence ATGAAGCCGATTGTGCGTATCGATGCCGAACGGATAGGCATCGAGGAATGCGTCAGGATCTGGAAGCTCACCGGGCGCTTCGAGGGCCTGATCGAAGAGCTGGTGCGCGACAAGCTCGCGGTGCATGCGGCGAAGCGGCATGGCATCCAGGTGGCGGCGGAGGAAATCCAGGAACGCGCGGACCAGTTCCGGCGGGTGCAGGGCCTGCACCGTGCCGCCGACATGAACAACTACCTCGACGCGCTCGGCGTCACGCTGGACGACTTCGAGGTCTTCATCGTCGAGGGGCTCTACCAGGAAAAGATGATGGCCGAGGTTTGCAGCGAGCAGGCGGTGCAGGCCTACTTCCGGCTCAATTCGCCGCGCTTCGACAGCATCGAGGTCAGCCACATCGTGCTCGACAGCGAAGGCAAGGCCAGGGAAATGGTCGCCTATCTGGAAGACGATCCGGAGGCATTTGCCGATATGGCGCGCGAGCATTCGCTGGCCGACACGCGCGAGCAGGGCGGCCTGATCGGCAAGGTGCTGCGCGGCGCCCTCAAGACCGATGTCGAGGCCAAGGTGTTCAATGCCGCGGTCGGTGAACTGCTCGGCCCCTTTGCCGCGCCCGACCGCAGCTTCTACGAGATCTTCGTGGTGAACGCCAAGCATCCGGCGGCGCTCGACGAGGACACCGCGGCCGAGATACGGCGCCTGCTACGCGAGGAATGGCTGGCGGCACGCGCGCAGGATCATGTGATCGAGGCGCTGTAG
- a CDS encoding peptidase domain-containing ABC transporter yields MDAVSSQQSCAEFLSGVEILSSFTRSEVEQLAARAESRFFAFGDTVCNAGDPADGLLVIRSGSVRLFVEESGKETSLGVRKEREVVGEMAMLREHRHEASVRASGKTELLFIPRSAIEPVLAINPGAQAFVASYVAISSAGGFVTRLFDLGRKVAKGELEELVRSVGVKRVAAGREILKQDSREDRRLYVVRAGEVRVVRTEQGVEYPLATLRQGELFGEKACLLRQEQMASVIANTEATLLVVPETTVHFILERNPKLGEVLEDRIRFVERELERQKQLGERRRRRVVLDLHSRAEMGERLLRRFPLVEQAEEMDCGAACLAMLCRHYAIPMTLGKLREMANVTTEGATLDSLARVGESLGFVTRGVQCTFDSLLGFELPFVVHWEGYHYVVVYGISKRQVWLADPAVGFRRMSVEEFERGWSGTCLLFTPGPNMVQLSASRSPWIRFVGYLKPYKKILAHLCMATFVIQVLGVVPPLIIQNILDGVIVHQNVSLLHLLIAGLIISNVFAQLTSAIRAYLANFMVRNMDFAMMSQFFKHTMSLPFSFFAKRKSGDIFARFQENQTIRAFLTESTVTTVLNLLMVFIYFTIMFLYNVKLTLVLIAFVMPIVALTVLVTPRIKNYAREVFTTGTDANATLMETLGGVETVKGMGIERAVRLKWEKKYAKALDVQYRAQAFGNLVGLVSQLLNAATTIAILWVGATLVLEQELTIGQLIAFNALMGSVLAPLMGLVGLWSLLNDAGVAMERLGDVLDMEPEQKPQDVASRVVLPDLRGAIRLEGVYFRYGGNETPYVLENINLEIQPGELVAIVGRSGSGKTTLAKLLVGFYPPTDGRIVVDGYDMEAVDKEYYRAQLGYVMQSNLLFSGSIADNIASGDENPDRRRIEDVAKMADAHGFISKMPLGYEQVVGERGVGLSGGQIQRLCIARALYHDPRLLIFDEATSALDTQSEGNIIGNMQEILRGRTAVIIAHRLSTIMRADKIVVLYEGAIVEQGRHDELVERRGMYYQLVQKQLSVA; encoded by the coding sequence ATGGACGCCGTGTCGAGCCAGCAATCCTGTGCCGAGTTCCTGTCGGGGGTGGAGATCCTGTCGTCCTTCACCCGGAGCGAGGTCGAGCAGCTGGCGGCCCGCGCCGAATCCCGCTTCTTCGCCTTCGGCGACACGGTGTGCAACGCGGGGGATCCGGCCGACGGCCTGCTGGTGATCCGCTCGGGCTCGGTGCGCCTGTTCGTCGAGGAATCCGGCAAGGAGACCAGCCTGGGCGTGCGCAAGGAGCGCGAGGTGGTCGGCGAGATGGCGATGCTGCGCGAGCACCGGCACGAGGCCTCGGTGCGGGCGTCGGGGAAGACGGAACTGCTCTTCATCCCGCGCAGCGCGATCGAGCCGGTGCTGGCGATCAACCCGGGCGCCCAGGCCTTCGTCGCGAGCTATGTCGCGATCAGTTCGGCAGGCGGCTTCGTCACCCGCCTGTTCGACCTCGGCCGCAAGGTGGCCAAGGGGGAGCTCGAGGAACTCGTGCGCAGCGTCGGCGTGAAGCGCGTGGCCGCCGGGCGGGAGATCCTCAAGCAGGACTCGCGCGAGGACCGCCGCCTGTACGTGGTGCGCGCAGGCGAAGTACGCGTGGTGCGCACGGAGCAGGGCGTCGAGTATCCGCTGGCCACGCTCCGGCAGGGCGAACTCTTCGGCGAGAAGGCCTGCCTGCTGCGCCAGGAGCAGATGGCGTCGGTCATCGCGAACACCGAGGCCACGCTGCTGGTCGTTCCCGAAACGACGGTGCACTTCATCCTGGAGCGCAATCCCAAGCTGGGCGAAGTGCTGGAGGATCGCATCCGTTTCGTCGAGCGCGAACTCGAGCGCCAGAAGCAGCTGGGCGAGCGGCGCCGGCGCCGGGTCGTGCTCGATCTGCACTCCAGGGCGGAAATGGGCGAGCGGCTGCTGCGGCGTTTCCCGCTGGTGGAGCAGGCCGAAGAAATGGACTGCGGCGCCGCCTGCCTGGCGATGCTGTGCCGCCACTACGCCATTCCGATGACGCTGGGCAAGCTGCGCGAGATGGCGAATGTCACCACCGAAGGCGCCACGCTGGACAGCCTGGCGCGCGTGGGCGAATCGCTGGGCTTCGTCACCCGCGGCGTGCAATGCACCTTCGATTCCCTGCTGGGCTTCGAGCTGCCCTTCGTGGTGCACTGGGAGGGCTACCACTACGTGGTGGTGTACGGCATTTCCAAGCGGCAGGTGTGGTTGGCCGATCCTGCGGTCGGCTTCCGCAGGATGAGCGTGGAGGAGTTCGAGCGCGGCTGGAGCGGCACCTGCCTGCTGTTCACGCCCGGGCCGAACATGGTGCAGCTGTCGGCATCGCGCTCGCCCTGGATCCGCTTCGTCGGCTACCTCAAGCCCTACAAGAAGATCCTCGCCCACCTGTGCATGGCCACCTTCGTGATCCAGGTGCTGGGCGTGGTGCCGCCGCTCATCATCCAGAACATCCTCGACGGCGTGATCGTGCACCAGAACGTGAGCCTGCTGCACCTGCTCATCGCCGGGCTCATCATCTCCAACGTCTTCGCCCAGCTGACCTCGGCCATCCGCGCCTACCTGGCCAACTTCATGGTGCGCAACATGGACTTCGCGATGATGTCGCAGTTCTTCAAGCACACCATGTCGCTGCCGTTCTCCTTCTTCGCCAAGCGCAAGAGCGGGGACATCTTCGCCCGCTTCCAGGAGAACCAGACGATACGCGCCTTCCTCACCGAATCCACGGTGACGACGGTGCTCAACCTGCTGATGGTGTTCATCTACTTCACCATCATGTTCCTCTACAACGTCAAGCTCACCCTGGTGCTGATCGCCTTCGTCATGCCCATCGTGGCGCTGACGGTGCTGGTTACGCCGCGGATCAAGAACTATGCGCGCGAGGTGTTTACCACCGGCACCGATGCCAACGCGACCCTGATGGAAACCCTCGGCGGGGTCGAGACCGTCAAGGGCATGGGCATCGAGCGGGCGGTACGGCTGAAATGGGAGAAGAAATACGCCAAGGCGCTCGATGTGCAGTACCGGGCACAGGCTTTCGGCAACCTGGTCGGGCTGGTGAGCCAACTGCTGAATGCGGCCACCACGATCGCCATCCTGTGGGTCGGGGCCACGCTGGTGCTGGAGCAGGAGCTCACCATCGGCCAATTGATCGCATTCAACGCGCTGATGGGCAGCGTGCTGGCACCGCTGATGGGCCTGGTCGGGCTGTGGAGCCTGCTCAACGATGCCGGCGTGGCGATGGAGCGGCTCGGCGATGTGCTGGACATGGAGCCGGAGCAGAAACCGCAGGACGTGGCGTCGCGGGTGGTGCTGCCCGACCTGCGCGGTGCGATCCGGCTCGAAGGCGTGTATTTCCGCTACGGCGGCAACGAGACGCCCTATGTGCTCGAGAACATCAACCTGGAGATCCAGCCCGGCGAACTGGTGGCCATCGTCGGCCGCAGCGGGTCGGGCAAGACCACGCTGGCCAAGCTGCTGGTCGGCTTCTACCCCCCGACCGACGGCCGCATCGTGGTCGACGGTTACGACATGGAGGCGGTCGACAAGGAGTATTACCGCGCCCAGCTGGGCTACGTGATGCAGAGCAATCTGCTCTTTTCCGGCTCCATCGCCGACAACATCGCCAGCGGCGATGAGAATCCGGACCGTCGCCGCATCGAGGACGTGGCCAAGATGGCCGATGCCCATGGCTTCATCAGCAAGATGCCGCTGGGCTACGAGCAGGTGGTCGGGGAGCGCGGCGTGGGGCTGTCCGGCGGACAGATCCAGCGCCTGTGCATCGCCCGCGCGCTGTACCACGATCCGCGCCTGCTGATCTTCGACGAGGCGACCTCGGCGCTCGACACCCAGTCCGAGGGCAACATCATCGGCAACATGCAGGAGATCCTGCGCGGGCGCACCGCGGTGATCATCGCCCACCGGCTCAGCACCATCATGCGGGCGGACAAGATCGTCGTGCTCTACGAAGGGGCGATCGTGGAACAGGGGCGGCACGACGAGCTGGTGGAACGGCGCGGCATGTACTACCAGCTGGTGCAGAAGCAGCTGAGCGTGGCATGA